TAGAAAGTTTTTGACTAAAACACTGTAGGGCAAAGTTTTAATGAGCACGTCCTGATCTAAGCGATAGTGTATAACACAACGCTCATTCCTACCGTCTGCAGATGCCTAACAATCTTTTCACACTACTAAATGCAATTGTAGTAATTTTTCAACAAATAAATGCCACTGCACTGCTGTGATCCTCCAGCAGCCAGCGGAGGAAGTGCTATCAGAATGTTTTTCATAGTTTAGTACGGAGTTGTGTATTTGACCTTGTTCTGTCCCAGCAGTGGAAGAATagcagacagagcagtgaaAGAATGAAAGGATATGCAAACTTTGCTGAGGGAAGAAACAACACAGTGAATCTATTATGGAATATTTAAGCTTCCTCCTTGATTGACAAAGCTGGAGTCAGAGGACTTTTCAATCAGTTCATTGTCGTGTCATTATTTTTACTGGACTAGTTATACAATGGTTACCTGCATATGCATagatggaaaacaaaacaagatggtTTGTAGCACACTCAAGGCCACTGTAGTTTTCCTTCAGGCTTTGAAGTAGATGCTGATGTGTAGTGGACATTTTGTTGCAAtatacaacttcaccactaagCGCCACTAAATCCCACACACCTGATCACCACCAAACAGAATTAAATCTCTCATTTTGGCTTAAAAGCTACTTAAATGCATAActtaaatctattttaaagGTCTGGTACAGAAAAAAACCAGTAGCATAATCATAACAATTACAGGAACAGTTACAGTATCTGAGGTTTTTAAAAAGAGAATGCATGAGCATAATTGTAAGTTGTGATTTGTCTGAATCCTCTTCTATTCTTACACAGAGGAGCATCGGCAGTGACTCCCAGGGGCGTGTCACAGCTGCCAACAACCAGCGGCAGTTAGCTGGAGAGCACAAGAAGTCCTACAACTTCCTACCTCTGCATGTCAACACTAACAGGAGCAAGGAGctgctgcctccctcctcctctgccccgGCCACTCCAGCCATCACTAAGGAAGCCAAGAAGCAGAGCCCAGGACTCAGGGAGACGTTAACCCCTGTGATTCCCACCAAGGAAACTCCCAGGCTCAGCCTCGGTGGTGGCGCCGAGAGAGGGCCCTTTGTGCACCGAGCATATGGGAGAGGGGATCCACAAGTAGACAGCAGCCAGGTAATATTGTGTGCTGTAGTTTGTaaaaattttgttttaatgtcttgttgTCTGAGGATTCCGTGGAACAATGTTTGTCTAAAAAATGCACAATAAAGTTGGAGCAGTCCGTCAAACAGGTGCTGAGATATTTTAACGAATAGGTAAAATAATTAGAGATTAATTATGCTGCATTTTACAGATGTActcctttattgtcattgcaacAAAGTACATCACAATTCAGTAGCCATCCACATTTGCACTCACACAAAACAGACAATACATATAGATATTAGCTATATAAAGCTTTAACAGTTCCTGAGAAACAGCTGGTTAGTTCAGGGGGCCTGTAGATGTGTAACATCAGCAAATATACAGTAATAGTCTAGTCTGTTAATGAAGTGCAGTCAGTAACTGACATTGATGAACCCCCTGTCATTTTGTACAAAGACTCAACAACATATTAGTGATTATAACTGAAATGAATTCATTTTTGCATGTACATATGGTGAATGCCTGTGCATCACTGCTCTCAGACTTCTGTGAAACCAGAACTAGGATAAATGTGAGCGAGAgcggctgcagctgaaacttgTCTGTATTTAGGGCAATTTATAAATATGCCACCCTCGGTGCCCAGTGAGTTTTTGAGCCCAACCCTCTCTCTGCCCTTGTTTAGCGGAGTCTGAGCCGCGGCTACAGATGCTAGCTCATTTCCCCTCACGTCCGTCTTTGTCCTCTCCTCGTGTGCTCCTCTGAAACCCACACCCATACACCGCCCACCTTTCTTTGCACGGTCTCAGGTGGTGAGCAAGCTGATCCAGATCCGGGAGTACATCAGCAAGGCCAGCTCCATGCGGGACGACCTGGTGGAGAAGAACGATGTGCCGGCCAACGTGGAGCGTCTCTCTCACCTCATCGACCACCtcaaggagcaggagaagtctTATTTACGGTTCCTGCAGAAAATGCTGGTAAGTTTATCCCCTTAAAAGCTGGTTTCCTTTAGAGAATCTACATGTGTGTGCCTCACTACTGACTCTATCAGACAAACTATTTAAATTTGACTAAATGTGCTGTGTCATATGCAAAGTAGTTTTCTTATCTAACTAATAGCTCAAGTGCAACCTGTTATTCTTGGTTTCCAGGCAGCCTGCCacacatgtatttttaatgacGGTCTTTCTCTGTGGCCTGCAACAGTCAAACAGCGGAGTCATGTTTCATGGGGTGATAGATTTGGGACGTAGCATAGCGACTTGTTTTGCTGTGGGATATTTTTTGATGACTTGACACAATTGTAAGACTGaaattcactgtctcttctccaTCTCTATACTAGGCAAACATATTTTGTTGTATACATGCCTGTGTAGCTTTGTTTGAGTGAGACTGTTCTCTGTATTTAGGCACGGGAGAATGAGGAGGACGATGTAGGGACCCTGGATTCTGCCGTGGGCTCAGGTTCCCTGGTAGAGAGCACTTCTCTTAACATTGAGGTCCGCTCTTCCGATGCCTCAAATGCTATGGTGTGTACATTTGTTATGGACTGATGGTAATGCTCTGTTGACAGTATTATTACAATTGTAATTCCATGTTGTCTTTAAATTCTGACATGAGGAAGTGGAACCAAAGCACCATGTCCCTACTTTGCTGTTTTCACTGCACGTGTTCTGCTTATTTGCTTTGTCACTACCTGACTATTCTCTTCTACCATTTCTGCAGTGTGGCTCTTGTGGGCTTTGGTAGACTAAGTGTTTTTAACGGTGTGTGCATTTTCGTAGGGCGGTAGGTCCGAAGTTGTGCGTGCTGACCAGAAGGAGGAGTTGGAGAATCTGCGTAAGCAACACGAGCTGCTGAAGAAGAtgctggagcagcaggagcagctcagGGCCCTGCAGGGCCGCCAGGAGGCTCTGATGGCCATGCAGCACAGCGCAGAGCAGGCAATGGCTGTGATTGAAGACACTGGTGAGATGCACACTAACTAACATAGTCACTGACATGGTCACAGACTAATGTCATGTGCTGAGTTGAGGAAGATCATTCACACCCAAAGAAATACCTTTTATTGCAGGTTGGAATGCAACTTCATTTGTACAGCACCTCCATCATCTCAAAATGcctaaaatgttgttttgatcAACAGTGAAATCCTAAGAATAAATCCAGGAAAGTGTTTATGTCCATCTTCCTGTGCTCTGACACACAGGCACATTTATAACATGCAAAAcataacatttaaattacttttgtACGTTTTGTTCTTGTCACTAGTTGTCACAGAAACCACAGGCAGTGTATCCGGCCTGAGCATCACATCAGAACTGAATGATGAATTAAACGATTTGATCCAGCGGTTCCACAACCAGCTACATGACTCTCAGGTATAGTAGAGACAGCTGGGCGGCCATATTCCCCATGAAAAATACCTTTATGTCATCTATTAAATATTTCATACAGTAATGTACTGCAGTCTAAGAAAGAAAtgcaatttgtacaattttgtAAAGACCCTTGTTTATAAGGTTGGCATGAACAGCCACAGTCCGTCTCTTCCCTCTGACAAGTCTTGTTGGTGCTTTCACAATCTTTATTTTCTCAAGAAATATAACGTAACTGTCAAATTTAATAAGGAAGTTATAGTTTAAAACTTTCGTTATCTATGTCCTTTAGACTAAAGCGGTGCCAGACAACCGCCGCCAGGCGCAGAGTCTTTCCCTCTCCAGGGAGCTGTGCTGGTCCAGGGCTCCCCAGGCTGTGGGCCCACCACAACACAGGCCACTGCTCCACTCGGCCTCCGGCCCACACACTGGACTCGACACTGGAGCAACAGCTGCCACCGTCAAACTCACCAAGCTCCAAGAACTCCACGACAAAAAGCAAACTATGGACAAGATCCTGCAGGAGCTGCAttcactgagagaccagactcTCAACAATAACTCAAGTAAGAATATTGCTTATTAGAAAATTCTGTAACATCTCTTCCTGTGAATTGTTGTTGAGCATCATGTGGCTCCCTGCAGGTCGTGGCCTGTCGGCACAGTTCAGCCTGAGTATTGGAGGATCTTCAGATGGTGCAGCTGCTCTGTGCACTAATGGGGCCTCGGCTTCCACTTCCTTTCATCCTTCCCTCGCACAACACCAGGACAGCGCCAACTCCACAGACAAGCTCAGGTACGCTCAAAACTACTCCCAGCTCCTAGCAGTTTAATTGGAATGTTGTGTATTAGCAGCATTGTGTTGTAGATTGCCCTGTATAACACAGGGTGCAACAAAAACTACATTGTGTCCCCTGTTAATAGAGACATTGCTCGGGTATGCTTCACAAAATCTGAAATTGTTATACATTAATTTTATTCACATATTTTCTGTTCCAATTTCCATCCCCCCCCAACAGGAAGCTGAAGGAGGTCCACAAGCGTTTGAATGAGCTGCGGGAGTTAGTCCAGTACTACGAGCAGACCTCTGATATGATGGTGGATGCCGTCAACGAGAATGTgaaagaggatgatgaggaggaagatgaggaagatgaaacaGAGGACGGTTCTATATTTGAAGGCATGTTTGACTCTGAGCAGGAGAACCGCCAGCCTGTGACTAATATCAGGTgagtgtgtaaataaatgaattagttTAAATGTCAGAGTAGGAAAAAGTCACTATCAACAAACTTGGATTACAGCATGATTCCACTACCGGCATGTAACATAAGAGATGCTGCATGTGATCTTTAGAAACCCACAGCGCAGAGGGAACTGGACAGACCTGAACAGCCTGAGCAACGGGCGCAGTGTCCGGAGCAGTGGCACCAACAACCGGGACGGCCGACTCAACACTGAGTGTGAGATCAACAACCGGTCGGCAGCCAACCTCCGCAGCTTCAAACTTCCCTCAGCCATAGGTACTCACAGGGACACACTGACTACTTTCACAATCTGGcgtatgtataaatatacatttgagTGTTTGCATGAAAACAAACCCTGAATTTAACGTTTAAAGGGAGCTAGCATCACGTTTTTACATGACATGACTTTACAGACCAACAGAAACTCAATATTTCTGTTTCTTTACTCCTGTTTAGAGTGCCAGTACAACAGGGACACTCCTTATAACCAGGTGAACCACGAGGTCGAAGACGAGGAAAGTCTCGATCAAGACGCCGGGGCCCGGGCTGCGGCTCCGGACAGCGAAGCATCGGGGTCCAGTCGGAGGAGCAGCCTGGGGAACAATGGAGGATTTCCCCAGAAGGTCCATCGTCAGACGGCGAAGCAGAAACTCcggcagctgcaggagctggtcGCCATGGTTCAGGTGAGACTAATGTACTGCATCCTGTCCCTGTAGGGTTGTTATGGGTTTTCTAATTTGTCACAGAGTAAAATAAAGCATGGTTTTTAAAGTGGTAGTATAAAGTGTTGACTCTGAATATTCCTGACTTTGTTGACTCCTGTTTATCACATCAAACAGATGTTGCTTTCATGTTCAATAGAGGAAAAATAGATTTGCAAACCTGTacttaaagtgtgtgtttttgcctcCATCAGAGTGATGACACAGATGCTACAACAGCTAACGAGGATGAGGTTTTACACCAACAGCCGAATAACACCAGAGCTGCTGCAGCGAGACCACTGGGGTCTGGATCCAAACAGAATTCCAGAGACCTGACTCTCTCCAGCAAGGCCAGGTACAGATTATCAAAGATCTGAAAAAAGCCTGTTTGACACTTTTCCCAAAAGATTATTTTCAGTATATTCTGTTTATTTCttgtcattgtgtttttaaaagttggTTAATTCACATTGCATTTAAAACTACTCTGGCCGCAGGGAGAAGTTGTATGAGGAGAAGCTGCTTCAGCAGAAACACGAGTTGAAGCAGCTCCACGAGGAGCGTCAGAGACTCACTGAAATTCAAGGCAAGATCCACGACCTCCAGTGGGCTTGTCCCGACCTCCAggtatttcacacacacaggtttcctGTCATTCTCCATGAAAGTAAACTAGGGTTTCAGAATAGGTGGAACTGATATTAGACTTGAAACATGTTTCTGAATGGTCCACCTCATTTGAAGCAGTTTTATCAGACTCCACTGCAGGTTGtgaaataatcatgaaataaaatcaacacctCAGTTTGGACTTAATCTTTGGATTCATGGTACGATTATTGGATTGCAGTAGTTTTAGCTAAATTTACTTAATAATCTGGAAACTCTGTAAACCTGTTAAACCTGTGGGTTACATATTTGTTATTCATACTGTAAATATCCGTATTTTTCTAGTCATCAGTGTCCAGCACAGTGAGTCAGCAGGGTTTGCTGAAGAAGGTCCCAGTTGCAGTTTCCACTCCGGCCACTATCAAGACTTCTTCATCATCCGGACTGAAATCCAACTCGGGTGTCCTCAAACCCACTGCTCCTGAAGCAGCTACGTCTTCAGTCACTGACAATGAGGTAACACCCTCGACCACAACGAGTCAATGCTCAAAATGGGATCTGCACGTTCAGAATTCACTCCCTTTTGTTCTTGCCTCGCCAGCAGCTCTGGTCAGAGATGCGACGCCACCAGATCCTGAGGGAAGAACTTCGCCAGCGCAGGAAGCACTTAGAGTCCTTGATGGCTGAACACCAGAGACGTAGTGGCGTCGGGGATTCTCCTCGCCGGACCGACGACCAAGACAGCCTCGCTACGCCCTCGCTGACTGTCAGCAGGGATGAAAGGTATGAGGCATATTGTTCCAGTATtggtatttctttgtttttgtagaGCACTTCTCAATCATTTTATTTAACTGATAAAAGGGATTTGAACTTATCAGTCATCAACAAACGGCTAAATGTTTTACCATTTTGTTGACGTGTTTTTAGGACAATGGCAACCTGGGGTTCCTCTCCGTGTCCCCtcgatggtgatgatgatgacgacgaagatgatgatgatgaatatcACACAGAGATaggtgcagaggaggaagacgagcaggAAGCATGTGCAGACAGCACCTCTGATGACGACATTCACATCTACCTGTCGAGCAGGAACCAGGGCTCTTACAGTAACAGGAATAATCAAGGAAGGTGAGATACACTGGAGCCAGTATGAATGATGTATCTTTCTATAGGATGTATTTTAAAACCCCTTGCTCTTTTTTCTGTGTCTCCAGTAACCTAAAGCCTCCACCAGCTTTCTCAGGTGAGTGTGGTGGAAATCTCCATAACAAGACGAAggtcaagcagcagcagcagcagcagcagccgcagcctcAGCCGTCAAGGAGTTTGAACCAGTCGGCAAACCAACATGGAGGAACGCGGCGGCAGGAAAACCTCCGCTGGGCTTCAGAGCTGTCCTTCGCTGAAGGCTCGTCTCCCTGGCAGGATCAGATCAGCCAGCTGCAGAGACAACTGGATTTCAGCACCGGGATGTGTCAGACTCTCCTGCAGGACCAGCAGGTCGGTGCACTGAAcaagaacatacacacacagtcaatgaAGGGTTAATTGACATCTTCTTCTTAATTGGAAGTTTCAGtggattttctttctcttcgaaaataaaatgaaaaagtaattaaccttttgttttcttctcttcccaCAGACCCTGTCCTATATGTTGCAAACCATGCTGACGAGTCAGTACAACGCGTTACCGAACAACCTGCCGTCGCCACAGGTCCAACTGGTCATGCACCAGCTCAACCAGTGCTACACGCAGCTGGCTTGGCAGCAAAACAACATACAAAGGTGAAGGCAATAGCCGACATACACACACCACTTTATTCGTAACAAGTGGTACATCTTTTTCAATGTCACACCTCTCCTCCAGACTAAAGCAGGTCCTGAACGACCTCCTTtgccagcagcagcaacaacaacaacaacaacagcagcagcagcatcaacaacaacagcagcagccatcTTCTTCAACAGCAGGTTGGCAGACACAGAAGCAGAGCTCATCCCAGGAATCCAGCTCGGCTCCCTCGGCATCTCCTGGCGTCTTCCCCTTCTCCTCTGCCCTGCATCCTAATACCAACAACATGTCGACAGCTGCCATGTCCCTGTTCCCTCCCAGTATGGcacatttcaaattattttttgaCAGACCAGCCATATATGTTTTTTTGGTTTTGAAGTAGTGTAGAGTTCCAATAACCCTCTTAGCTACTCAAACCTACATTATAAGTCAGAGCATTTTAAAAGGTGCATTTGAAATTTGAGGtcatgaatatattttaaagtgACTCAGTCCAAATGTCCTGCTGTCGTGATTTAATAGCTTTTTTTGGATCATTAATGCACCAGCATGtctaataaagtttttttttcattcactctACAGGCTTCAACTTGTATCCACTGTTCCCTGCTCCCATGGCTGAGTTCCCTCAGGATGCAGCAGGTCACAATGCGTCCGAGCACCAGAAGCAGCAATTAGACCCCAACACTTCAACCAAAACAGAGTACATGAGTTTCCCTCCTCCGCTGCAGCGCTCTCCTCTTAACAAGACACCAGAAAGAGGGTATGTCCACGATACTTTGCCTtgacagacttttttttatttaatcatctAACATTGTGgtctgtgtatttatttgtctaCATGATCACCATCTTTTAGAGCTCCTGGCTGGCTCAACACCTCCTACGCCAACAACACCGTCCAAACTCACCCGTCTAAAAATATCCCCCAAGAGTCGCTGCCCTCCTCTCCCACTTTTGGGAACCTCCTCTCCAGACCTCAAGACTTTGACCAGGCATCACTGGAGAGCTTCTCCAGCATGCCCGATTCTTTTGACCCCACAACTGTAACAAAGACTTTCAAGGCTGGGCGAAAGGCCTCGGCACAAGCCAACCTGGCCTCCCGGAGCAAGACTCCCAACACCAAGAGTCGTCGCAGGTGGAACAAAGGCCACAAGAAGAACAGCGAAGGTAGGAAAAGGGAATTGAACTTATCCggaggggctgaatgtgagaatGTGAGTCACCGGGTGCAAGCTGAGTGAGTTTGGAGATTTCACCTCAAGAGACGATGTTTCTAACGCACAGCAGactcaaaactaaaaaaaaaaaactaatcgcAAACctcaaaaaatataattaaatatgagcTAAATATTAGCGGTGTCACCCTGATGATGGCCGGTGCAGGTGTCAATGAGCTCTCACTCGTggatttgtttaatttgtctttgtgctcCTCAGACAGTTACAGTGACAGCGTCAGCAGCACCGTGGACTTCATCCCGGAGAGGGCCCCCCCGACCCGTCCcaagaaccagaaccagagtcTGCTCGACAAGCTGACTCAAGAGAAACTAAACAGCAAGACAAAGCCTGGGAATAAAAGAAATGACCTCTCCTCTGGTATGGATAGAAATATCCCCAGTTAATGTTATTCACCACCACTCATTTGTCTGTCaaatttttctttaatatcCACATTTTGCTTATTTTAcatcaaaatgtgtgtgttttttgtttttaaatgtaattatttaattttgtcaTTCTACATCATTTTGATTTTCTTTGCTCATTTGTCACATGTTTATTTGAATTCTGGGTCAAATTGCTTTGTCACTTTTAATTTATCTTACTCACAGCCTATGCTTGGAGGACACCCTTCCTCTCTAACAGAATTGCATGCACAGAAGCACCAGGTAAAGTCACAGTGCAAACCCAAGCATTGTTCAATTCTGTGTCACCTAAACTTCACATGCATGCAAATCGAAAACTGCAGCTTCTAAGTGCGAGGACTGTTTTCAGCCATGGAGGAGATTCTGTAAATGACCGTGAATTCCTCTTGAACCCAGATGCGAGCAGCGACTTCTCTCTGTTCGAGGCTCTGAGGGAAACCATCTACTCGGAGGTGGCCACCTTGATTTCCCAGAATGAGTCCCGGCCCCACTTCCTCATCGAGCTCTTTcatgagctgcagctgctcaatACCGACTACTTACGGCAGAGGGCGCTCTACTCCCTCCAGGTGAGCGTAGACACATGCAtctgcctcctgctcctctctgtgcagAATCTAATCTGAATATATTAATACTGGGTTCTAATTATCTATTATAATATAATGTCCCAGCTGATTTTTTCCCTTGATTTGCCATTTAAGATAATTATTCATCAGATTCTAGGTCAGAAGAGTTTTTTTATGACAGAGTATTTTGCAGTGGTTACACAGACGATTTAGATTTCTCCTATTAGGGCTGCCATCATCATTTTAAGCCTCTGGTCATATTGGAAAGTCTGTGCTGTCTGTGCAGAACAGACCTTCAGGAGACAACAACCACAGACAATTAGGAGAATGGGTATTTTTTTGAATGGCCGACTGGGATTTAAGGACAAATGTAGAGTTAAGCTGGTGGCCATGAACTATTTTGGGTAACGTGTCTGAAACCATAGAGataaagaggaagtgagtgaatcaagaaaataaaacgCACTCATGTTCTAATGAACTGTTCTTTATAAATCAGATTAGATCTGTTTTCTTGGTAAATCTAATAATTCAGTGATACTATATTTAGCTTTGGCTGTAATGTAAGATGCTAGTTTGAAATTGAGGGAGATGTAGAGAATCCAAATCCTGCACAGGTGGTTCCGATAagattatcttttatttttaatattttttaattaatcctGTATTTTTGCTTGTGTGATATAATCTGACTTTGATATTAGAATCACATGGGATCTGACCCTGGCCTCAGATCTTTCATTGCTAACTCCAGTCCACGGTTAcaagcgtctctctctctctgtgtctgtctcaggaTATCGTGACTCGGCACCTGGCAGAGAAGAGTGCAGCTGAAGACCGGCTGCCCCCCCACGGTCCTGTGGTGTGGGCCCCAGGCTCCCACTCTGAGCAGATGCCAGAGAGTCTGGATACCAGTGATGCAGTAAGAGACGCGTCATCGCCTCCCAGCATGACAGTCCAACAtcatgtttcctcttttctcttattttcGGTTTAAGCTGAAGCCTGATCTGGAGTCTATTTGCAGTCActtacccttttttttttttaactttctatCCTACATCCTTCTTTCTACATTAACATCTTtgatcagtctctctctcagacatttCACCTTCCATCTGTCTCTGCCCCGTCTCATGTCGTCCGTCCacgtctctctctgttctctgatTTTAATTTTCCCTCGCCCCGTCTTCATTGTCTTTGATTTCAACTTGACAGCGAAGCTTCAGACGCCGGTCTGTAGAGAAAATGACCCTCATCTCTCCATGTCTCTGTTTCCCTGATCAGACATGAATCCTTTGTTCTGGGCCAAGGTCCCCAGAGTTGTGCTAATTGGAAGCCAGGCCTTTTTCCAGTCTAAATGATGCCTTTGTTCAGGAGTCACGGATGAAACGTCTCATTCTCCATATTTGTAGAACAGCAGGAACGGCTACCGTGGCTGCTGTTTATCATTAACACTGTGAATTCTTAGGTTGCTGATTATTGAGTGGATCTGTGAATCATCCATCGTCTTATATTGAAAACAACCTCAGAACAGAACGCTTGTGttttgcaggaggtggtggagaagaaTGTGAACACACAGAACAGGATGAAGAAGCGGGATGATGGAGAGTCGGTGGACGACGCCAGCACCATGTCCACCTCCTCCAACCTGGAGCCATTCGCCAGTGACGACCTGGGTATGGCTCAGCATGTGTGAAGCTTCTGATTTTGGAAAGCAAAGGTTCAAAGCTGAGGAGTCTGTCACTGTCCACATCTCCGTGTTGAGCTGATTTGCTTTGCCTATTGCCTTTTGACTGAGGTTCCCCCTTCCCAGTTATTCCAGCAGAGCTTCTCTGGGTGTAGAATCCGTTTTTACACACAGGATTAAGTCTACTATATATCAGTATCATATTAACAAGCAAGGCCTGGGATACTGTGTTTGATCCTCTAGTGTCAGCCTGGTTGTTCTGCCGGTGCATTAATATCCATCactgtcttctctctcctcttgctgCATTGATTTTTGAAATATTCATATCCCACTTCTgtttctccctgctctcctccctctccacgcTGCTCCGATAGGCAACACGGTGATTCATTTAGACAAAGCTCTGGCCAGGATTAGGGAGTATGAGCGCATGAAGCTAAATGCTGAATTTAACCCCGGCGCTGCAGGTGCAGGTGGCTCTGAAGTCTCACACGCTGAACATCCCTCTGCTAACCCTGCTCGACCCGCGGAAGGtacccgacccccccccccccccccccccccgcccgcctgCAACATGTGCAAAGAACTATAGCAGCTGTAGAACACTGTGCTCTTTTATTAAGCTGATTTTTAACATCCTTGGTTAACggtgacattttgtgtgtgagcaggagcagcagctggagacatGCGCTGTCCCCAGATCGACACGCAGCAGCTGGATCGTCAGATTAAAGCCATCATGGCAGAAGTCATTCCCTTCCTGAAGGTAGAGTCGCCCACACAGGCAGCTACTGGAGAGACTCTGAATCTCTTATACTTGACTAATAAAATACAAGCTATGGGCTTGATATTCTAATTCAGTTAAATGTACCACGTAACACTTTAACAAACATTTACTCGTTTACCGgacgagctgctgctgtaacacatccaccaaactctgtctctattcatatttaaaaatgttcctggctgaatattggagataaacttgATTGAAGACGATCAGTCAGTTCCtcacttctcacaggagatcgtaCCCACTCACCAAAGTCACAGAAAGCAAGAACGTTCAGGATGAGGCGTGgcaatgaaagaggaaacattcaTACTATTCCCTGTGAGGCAATCATTAAACTCattttgaagctgctattttatCGTAGAAAAGTTTCACATTGTTGCTTCATGGCTCGGATTAAACGTTACATAGATATTAAAATATGATCTTATATCAATAATTGGTTTATACTGTGAAAGTGAACTGTTGTTATATTGTTGTCTTTTCCCAGGAGAACATGGACGAGGTGTGctccctgcagctgctgacGTCCGTGCGGCGCATGGTCCTCGCTCTCACGCAGCAGAACGACGAGAGCAAGGAGTTCGTTCGCTTCTTCCACAGACAGCTGGGAGGAATCCTGCAGGTACCACCACCGTCACATTCCTCAAAACCCCCCCTGTGACGTGCGTGTGAAGGACGTCTTCCTGACAGTTCTTGTATTTTGTTCCCGGCACCAGGACTCTCTCAGTAAGTTCGCGGGCCGCACTCTGAAGGACTGTGGAGAGGACCTCCTGGTGGAGATCTCTGAGATCCTCTTCAACGAACTGGCTTTCTTCAGGCTCATGCAGGATCTGGACAACGGCAGCTTCGTGGCCTCGGCCGCCAaacagaagaacaagaagaggaCGGAGCAGCCGAGTAAAGAGAAGCTGCGTCTCAAGGTCAGTTGTTTGTTTCGTCTGTTTCTACTCAGCACTTTAATAATGTGATTCAAACTTGCACCGAACAAATTCTGAATGAAACTAATTGGAATCTTGTTAAATTATTTCCTGAATCAGGAAAATACAGCAGCTGGTGGCGATAAATCAGTTTCTCCTGTCTACTCAGATGAAGACAAGGTGAGTCTCTTTAATTCTGACATTATCAGTAACAGTTGATGCTTCAGTGAACTGTGTTAACATaatctctccttt
This is a stretch of genomic DNA from Pleuronectes platessa chromosome 3, fPlePla1.1, whole genome shotgun sequence. It encodes these proteins:
- the pcm1 gene encoding pericentriolar material 1 protein isoform X3 — encoded protein: MATGGAPFDDSSEELHNWTVTNGSLEDRLNNMDWGVQQKKANRASEKNKKKLSATVVESRLTNDISPESTPGAGRRRARTPHSFPHIKYTTQMSVPDQAELDKLRQRINFTDLDERSIGSDSQGRVTAANNQRQLAGEHKKSYNFLPLHVNTNRSKELLPPSSSAPATPAITKEAKKQSPGLRETLTPVIPTKETPRLSLGGGAERGPFVHRAYGRGDPQVDSSQVVSKLIQIREYISKASSMRDDLVEKNDVPANVERLSHLIDHLKEQEKSYLRFLQKMLARENEEDDVGTLDSAVGSGSLVESTSLNIEVRSSDASNAMGGRSEVVRADQKEELENLRKQHELLKKMLEQQEQLRALQGRQEALMAMQHSAEQAMAVIEDTVVTETTGSVSGLSITSELNDELNDLIQRFHNQLHDSQTKAVPDNRRQAQSLSLSRELCWSRAPQAVGPPQHRPLLHSASGPHTGLDTGATAATVKLTKLQELHDKKQTMDKILQELHSLRDQTLNNNSSRGLSAQFSLSIGGSSDGAAALCTNGASASTSFHPSLAQHQDSANSTDKLRKLKEVHKRLNELRELVQYYEQTSDMMVDAVNENVKEDDEEEDEEDETEDGSIFEGMFDSEQENRQPVTNIRNPQRRGNWTDLNSLSNGRSVRSSGTNNRDGRLNTECEINNRSAANLRSFKLPSAIECQYNRDTPYNQVNHEVEDEESLDQDAGARAAAPDSEASGSSRRSSLGNNGGFPQKVHRQTAKQKLRQLQELVAMVQSDDTDATTANEDEVLHQQPNNTRAAAARPLGSGSKQNSRDLTLSSKAREKLYEEKLLQQKHELKQLHEERQRLTEIQGKIHDLQWACPDLQSSVSSTVSQQGLLKKVPVAVSTPATIKTSSSSGLKSNSGVLKPTAPEAATSSVTDNEQLWSEMRRHQILREELRQRRKHLESLMAEHQRRSGVGDSPRRTDDQDSLATPSLTVSRDERTMATWGSSPCPLDGDDDDDEDDDDEYHTEIGAEEEDEQEACADSTSDDDIHIYLSSRNQGSYSNRNNQGSNLKPPPAFSGECGGNLHNKTKVKQQQQQQQPQPQPSRSLNQSANQHGGTRRQENLRWASELSFAEGSSPWQDQISQLQRQLDFSTGMCQTLLQDQQTLSYMLQTMLTSQYNALPNNLPSPQVQLVMHQLNQCYTQLAWQQNNIQRLKQVLNDLLCQQQQQQQQQQQQQHQQQQQQPSSSTAGWQTQKQSSSQESSSAPSASPGVFPFSSALHPNTNNMSTAAMSLFPPSFNLYPLFPAPMAEFPQDAAGHNASEHQKQQLDPNTSTKTEYMSFPPPLQRSPLNKTPERGAPGWLNTSYANNTVQTHPSKNIPQESLPSSPTFGNLLSRPQDFDQASLESFSSMPDSFDPTTVTKTFKAGRKASAQANLASRSKTPNTKSRRRWNKGHKKNSEDSYSDSVSSTVDFIPERAPPTRPKNQNQSLLDKLTQEKLNSKTKPGNKRNDLSSDASSDFSLFEALRETIYSEVATLISQNESRPHFLIELFHELQLLNTDYLRQRALYSLQDIVTRHLAEKSAAEDRLPPHGPVVWAPGSHSEQMPESLDTSDAEVVEKNVNTQNRMKKRDDGESVDDASTMSTSSNLEPFASDDLGNTVIHLDKALARIREYERMKLNAEFNPGAAGAGGSEVSHAEHPSANPARPAEGAAAGDMRCPQIDTQQLDRQIKAIMAEVIPFLKENMDEVCSLQLLTSVRRMVLALTQQNDESKEFVRFFHRQLGGILQDSLSKFAGRTLKDCGEDLLVEISEILFNELAFFRLMQDLDNGSFVASAAKQKNKKRTEQPSKEKLRLKENTAAGGDKSVSPVYSDEDKDQDEAEQERHSTRQEFYLQTEMKNNRSSEASEAEEEDEGAGQGILLSISLSKAETQALTNYGSGEDENEEEEMEEFEAGPVDVQTSLQASADGQVEQEGTTAGETREMKPGQWSSANDEEVNEMVENMNCTVDECSTAECQSPEEEEEEEEVEEAAAASEENTTLCDDVPKKASTTSSPDSDSPVMINVDEVGSGNTSQRSDEEDFVKLDDLPLQLSVMCEEELQKRIVEEQQNNNLSVEILGGNTESLTVLVGNAEALKKPDTVDAESL